Proteins from a genomic interval of Syngnathoides biaculeatus isolate LvHL_M chromosome 23, ASM1980259v1, whole genome shotgun sequence:
- the LOC133496460 gene encoding thyroxine 5-deiodinase-like, producing the protein MHDSGGAQLARALQLAAVFLLLVPRFLAAAVTLWLLDFLCIRRKVLLQMGARPHSADDPPLCVSDSNRMFTLESLRAVWYGQKLDLLKSARLGRAAPNTEVVLVPERRPLRLLDCVRGARPLVLNFGSCSUPPFMTRLAAFQRVVSQYADIADFVVVYIEEAHPADGWVSSDAPYQILKHRCLEDRLSAAHLMLARVPGSSVVVDNMDNSSNAAYGAYFERLYVVRDRRVVYQGGRGPEGYRISELRKWLEQYRRDMSACPVLQA; encoded by the coding sequence ATGCACGACTCCGGCGGCGCGCAGCTGGCTCGGGCTCTGCAGCTGGCCGCCGTCTTTCTGCTGCTGGTGCCTCGCTTCCTCGCCGCGGCCGTCACGCTCTGGCTCCTGGACTTCCTGTGCATCCGGCGCAAGGTGCTGCTCCAGATGGGCGCGCGTCCGCACAGCGCCGACGACCCGCCGCTGTGCGTCTCCGACTCCAACCGCATGTTCACGCTCGAGTCCCTGCGGGCCGTGTGGTACGGCCAGAAGCTGGACTTGCTCAAGTCGGCGCGGCTGGGACGCGCGGCGCCCAACACGGAGGTGGTCCTGGTGCCCGAGCGCCGTCCGCTGCGCCTCCTGGACTGCGTGCGCGGCGCGCGGCCGCTCGTCCTCAACTTCGGCAGCTGCTCCTGACCGCCCTTCATGACGCGCCTGGCCGCCTTCCAGCGCGTCGTCAGCCAGTACGCGGACATCGCAGACTTCGTGGTGGTCTACATCGAGGAGGCGCACCCGGCCGACGGCTGGGTGAGCTCGGACGCCCCCTACCAGATCCTCAAGCACCGCTGCCTGGAGGACCGGCTGAGCGCTGCGCACCTGATGCTGGCCCGGGTGCCCGGCAGCAGCGTGGTGGTGGACAACATGGACAACTCGTCCAACGCCGCCTACGGAGCCTATTTCGAGAGACTCTATGTGGTGCGCGACCGGAGGGTGGTCTACCAGGGGGGGCGGGGCCCGGAGGGCTACCGGATCTCCGAGCTCCGGAAGTGGCTGGAACAGTACCGGAGGGACATGAGCGCCTGTCCGGTACTGCAAGCCTAA